ACCAGGTTGGTGGCCGCCCCGGCGAGGGCCATGAGGCCGGCGAAGGACGCGAGGTACTCCGGGTGCTCGCGCTCGGCCACCACCGAAGCCACGAGGCGCCGGACGGCGTCCGCGTGGGCGCGGTGCGTCGCGAGATCGGCACGCGCGACTCCGAGTCTGGCCTCGAGCGCGAGCCGGCGACCCTCGGCGAGGCGGAGCACCTCCGCGGCGTGTCGACGCTCGTCGGCCCCGGCCGGAGTCCCTGGCGCGCCTGGCCCTGGATCCGGGGGTGGTCCAGACGGCACCGGCGGGGTGGACACCGCCGCGGCGGCGCCCGCCGGCATCGCGGCGTCCTCCACCACGGCCGGCCCGCCGGCTCGCTGCGCGCGGAGCGCGGCGGCGAGCTGGCTCACCCCGGGGTCGGACGCAGCGGCGGCCGCGGCCCGCTGCCGGCGCTGCTTACCCCGTCGCAGCAGCAGGCCGACGACGAGCACCACGAGCGCGGTGCCCCCGAGCAGGACGACGGCCAGCGCGATCGGGACGCCCGAGGACGAGGATGCCTCGGGCACCGCGATGCTGGCGTCGACGCCGGCGGACGCTCCCCCGGCACAGGGCGCGGCGTCCTCGGGCACCCGCGTCAGGAGCTCGGCCGCCCCGTCCTCGACCGCAGGCAGCACCTCCTCGGATGCCGCGCCGTAGGTGACGCGCGCGCTGAGGCTCGGGTGGTCGAGGGCACCTTGGATGCGCCCGTCCCCGGCGGGCTCCGAGGTGAGCTCGAGCGTCTCGCAGTTGAGGTCCTCGGCGTCGTAGCGGCTCCAGGAGAGGGTGAGGTCGGCCACCGCACGGCCGTCGGCCCGCTCGTAGGGGCACAGCAGCGTGTAGCGGACCAGGACGCCCTCGTCGTTGGCCAGCGCACGCGGGGTCCCCGCGAACTCCTGGTCCAGCGACAGCGGGACACCGTCGAGGTCGCCAGGACAAGAGACGTCTCCCTCGGCGCTCGCGGCGGAGACGGCCGGCGCCGAGGACCGGTCCATGGCCGTTGACGCCTCGCCCCACGCCGGGCCGGCCGCCAGCACGACGGGCACGACGAGGCAGACCGCGGCGGCGACCCACTCGCGGGCCCGCGATCGTCGCGGGAGGGTCTCCTGGACGTGGGAGGCTTTTCCCATGCACCCCCTCGACGCCCTCACCGCGGCCGAGATCGAGCGCGCCGCGTCCATCGTGCGCCGCGAGCGATCGACCGAAGACGTGCTGTTCGCCACCATCACCCTCCGTGAGCCGGACAAAGCGGTGGTCGGCACCTATCGGCCGGGAGACCCGGTGGATAGAGAGGTCCGGTGTGTCGTCGTCGAAGGGCCCGACGCCCTGGCCGAGGCCGTGGTGTCGGTCACCGCCGACGAGATGCGCTCCTGGCGGGTCGTGCCGGGCGCCCGGCCGGCGCTGTTGTTCACCGAGATCGTCGATGCGATGGGCGTGCTCCACGAGTCCGAGGCCTGGCGTGAGGCCCTGGCCCGGCGGGGCATCACCGACCTGTCCACCGTGCAGGTCGACCCGTGGCCCGCAGGATCGTTCGGCGACGCCTTCGAGGAGGGCACCCGCCTCACCCGGGTGGTCGCCTACGTGCGCCACGACCCGACCGACAACGGCTACGCGCATCCCATCGAGGGGCTCGTCGCCGTGGTCGACCTCGCCGGCCGCCGGGTCGTCGAGATCCTCGACCACGGTGTCGTGCCGATCCCCGCCGAGTGCGCGAACTACGACATCGAGCGGGCGGGGCCGGCCCGCACCACGCTGCGGCCTCTCGAGATCGTGCAGCCTGACGGGCCCAGCTTCACCGTCGAGGGCAACCTGTTGAGCTGGGAGAACTGGCGCCTGCGGGTCTCCATGGATCCGATCGAGGGCCTCGTCCTCCACCAGGTCGGCTGGGATGACGGCGAGCGGGTCCGCCCCATCCTCCACCGCGCCGCCCTGAGCGAGATGGTCGTCCCCTACGGCACCACGGCCCCCACCCACGACTGGAAGAACGCGTTCGACGCGGGCGAGTGGGGCATGGGCCGCTTCGTGAACTCACTGGCGCTGGGCTGCGACTGCCTCGGCGAGATCGTCTACCTCGACGCGGTGATGGCCACCGAGCGGGGCGGCGCCTCCACCGTCGCCCAGGCCATCTGCCTCCACGAGGAGGACTTCGGCATCCTCTGGAAGCACCAGGACCTCCACAGCGGAACCACCGAGGTGCGCCGCAACCGGCGCTTCGTGATCAGCTCGATCTACACGGTCGGCAACTACGAGTACGCCTTCTACTGGTACCTGTACCTCGACGGGACCATCGAGCTCGAGGTGAAGCTCACCGGGATCATGCAGACCATGGCCGTGGCCGACGACCACCCCCCGCTCCAGTCGGTCATGATCGCCCCGGAGCTGGCCGCTCCCCTGCACCAGCACCTGTTCAACGTGCGCCTCGACATGTGCGTGGACGGCCCCGGCAATTCGGTCTACGAGGTCGACGTCGAAGCGCTGCCCGCCGGCCCCGACAACCCCCGCAGCAACGCCATGACCACCGTCGAGACGCTGCTCGAGACCGAGCTGGGGGCTCAGCGCCTCGTCGACCCGACGCGCAGCCGGACCTGGCGCATCGTCAACCCGTCGGTCCGCAACCGCCTCGGACGCCCCGTCGCCTACAAGCTGCTCCCCGGTGCGTGGCCCACCCTGCTCGCCGGGGAGGACGCCTCGGTGCGTCGGCGGGCGGGCTTCGCCACCCGCCACCTCTGGGTCACGCCCTTCGACGAGGGCGAGCTCCGGGCCGCCGGACCGTACGCCAACCAGAGCACCGGCGGCGGGCTCCCGGAGTGGACGGCCGCGGACCGGCCCGTGGCCGACACCGACGTCGTGCTCTGGTGCACGTTCGGCGTCACCCACGTGCCCCGGCCCGAGGACTGGCCGGTGATGCCGGTGGAGCGCACCGGCTTCAGCCTCGTCCCGGTGGGCTTCTTCGATCGCAACCCGGCCCTCGATCTGCCTCCCAGCGCCGGCCACTGCCACACGTGAGCGGGCGGGCCCGGCTCTCAGGTCGAGCGGTCGGGGTCGCGCACGAACTCCAGCGGGTCGGCGGGGGTCATCCAGAGATCGATGGCGGTCCACAGCGTGCGCGAGGAGGGCAGGAACAGCAGCGGCACGAGCACGGCGATGCTCACCGCGACGGTGACCAGCGGGGCGAAGGGCACGTCCGGGTAGGTGAGGAAGGCCCCGACCACGATGGACGCCAACATGAGACCGAACGCCGCGATGGTGTTGATGGCGATGGCGCCGATCCAGTGACCCTCCACCCGCTCGAACTTGAACGCGCACCGGGGACACCGTTCGCGGATGACGAACCAGCGACGGAACAGGTGCCCGCTCCCGCAGATCGGGCAGTGGCGGATGAGGCCGCGCGAGAGCAGGACCAGCGGGCGAGGTGTGGCGACGATGGGGTCCACAGAGGCACGGTACCCAGGTGACACCCGACGAGGCCCGTTCGGTGTTGGGCGTGCAGGCCGACGCGTCGCCGCGGGTGCTCCGGTCTGCCTTCCTCGCCCAGGTCCGCGCCCACCACCCCGACACCACCGAGCACCCGATCGGCGCCGGCGAACGGACCGCGACCATCATCGCCGCCTACCGGCTGCTGCGGGATCTTCCCGTTTCCCCAGCGGCCACCCGCCCTGGCGGCGGTGACGACCCCCGACCCGCAGAGAGCCCGGCCGTCGGCACCATCGAGGTCATCACCGACGAAGCGGTGTGGGTCGGCGTGGACGTCGGCGCCGTGGTGCCCGCGCTGCTCGAGGTCGCCGACGAGCTCGGGGACGTGAGTTACGTCGACCGCTCGGTCGGCCTCGTCCAGCTGACCGTGCGACCGCCGGAAGGCCCGACGTGCTGGTTCACCGTCAGTGTCCACCCCCGCCCGGGAGGCACGGTGCTGGTGGCCACGCTCGAGTCCATCGAGGCCCAGCCCACCCCGCCGGCGGGCCCCTTGATGCTCGCCCTGGCCCACTCCCTGGCCGACCACCTGGGCCGCTGAACGGGACCGGACGCCCTTCCCGTGAACGGCGGGTGATCCGGGGCCGCATCGGCTACGAAGAGGAGGTATGCGCTTCGACATCGACGCTTACCAGGCCCACTCCGGCCGCGTGACCTGGGACGACCTGGACCTCTCGGTGTTCCGGGATCGCCCGGTCTCCGACGCCGGTCTGCGGTGCCTCCAGTACATGCACGACATCGAGTTCCACACGGTGTGCTACCTGCGGGACCTCCTCGTGACCCGAGCCCACGACGACCACCGGGTCACGACGTTCCTCACCATCTGGAACCTCGAGGAGCTGTACCACGGTGAGGCGCTTGCCGCCGTGCTCGACGCTCACGGCCGACCGTCCGGAATGGGGCGCGTCGAACCGCTCCGCCGGCGCCTCGGCGGTGCCCGCCAGAACGTCGGGACGCTCGCCTCGATGGTCGGCTCCTGGGCCATGCGGGACTTCACCGCCATCCACATGATGTGGGGCGCGGTGAACGAGTGGACCGCCCAGGCCGCCTACGGGCGACTGTCGAGCCTCGAGTCCCACCCCGTGCTGACCGCACTGATGAAGCGTCTGATGCGCCAGGAAGGCCGTCACGTCGACTTCTACGCCTCCGAAGCCGAGCGCCGGCTCGCCGGCAACCGTCGGGCACAGGGGCTCACCCGCTTCGCCCTGCGTCGCTACTGGGGACCGGTGGGCTCGGGCGTCGCCCCGGCCACCGACGTCAGCTTCATGGTGCGCCATCTCTTCGGCGGCGAGGACGGCGCCAAGGTCGCGGACCGCATCGATCGCCGCATCCAGCGCCTGCCCGGTCTCGATGGCCTCGAGATCGTGTCGCGGGCGCGGGCCGCTCACCTCCGGACGCCCGCGGCCGCCTGACGCTTGTCGGGCCCCTCAGCCCTCCTCAGGGCCGCTCAGGGCTGTCAGGGCCGCTCAGGGCCGCTCAAGGCCGGAACGACTCCACGCCCGCCACCACGGCGTCCACCTCCGCCTCGGTGAGCGAGTGGCGCAACGGCAGACGCGACAGGCGGCCGCTGAAGGACTCGGTCACGGGGCAGTCGCCTTCGGTGCCGCCGTAGCGCCGCCCCATCGCCGACAGGTGCAGCGGCAGATAGTGGAACGGCGCCCCCACGCCCCGGGAGCGCAGGTGCTCGATGAGGCGATCGCGGGCTGCTCGATCGGGTAGGAGCACGTGGAACGAGTGCCACGCCGGCCCCGCCCCTGCCGGCACGACCGGGAGCCCACATCCATGCGCCGCCGCCCATCCTGCCAACTCCTCGCGGTACCGATCCCACACCTGCTTGCGGGCCGCCTGGATGGCCTCGGCCTCTTCGAGCTGAGCGGCGAGCACTGCGGCGAGCACGTCGGAGAGCAGGTAGCTGGACCCGACGTCCATCCACGCGTAGCGGTTCACCTCGCCGCGGACGAACTGGCTGCGGTTGGTACCCTTCTCCCGGATGATCTCGGCCCGCTCGACCAGTGCCGGATCGTTGAGCACCAGCGCCCCGCCCTCCCCGCAGGTGACGTTCTTGGTCTCGTGGAAGCTCAACGTGGCCATGGCGCTCAGGGTCCCCAGGGGCCGGTCGCGCCACGTTCCGAACAGCCCGTGAGCGTTGTCCTCGATGACCGTGAGGCCGTGGGCGTCGGCCAGCGCTCCGATGCGATCCATGTCGCACGAGATCCCGGCGTAGTGCACCACCACCACCGCCCGGCTGGCCGGGGTGATGCGACGCTCGAGATCGTCCGGGTCGAGGTTGCCGGTGCGCTCGTCGATGTCGACGAACACGGGTGTGGCCCCTCGCAGCACGAAGGCGTTGGCCGTCGAGACAAAGGTGAACGAGGGCATCAGGATCTCGTCCCCCGGACCGACCTCGAGCAGGAGGGCCGTCATCTCGAGCGCGTGGGTGCACGACGGGGTGAGCAGCACTCGGGCGCCGTCCATGTGCTTTTCGAGGAGCTCGGCGCAGGTCGCGGTGAAGGGGCCGTCCCCCGCGAGGTGGTGGGCGGCGAGCGCCTCCGCCACGTTCTCCATCGAGCGGGCGCTGGTCGTGGGTCGGTTGAACGGGACGGGAACGTGTTCCATGGGAGGGGACGTCACCCTAGTTCTGGGGACCGCTCCACGAGGGCGAGGTCGGCGCGGTGAGCGACACCGACACCAGGGAGAGCCGCGGCGAGACGCACCCGACCAGGCGCCGTTTCGGCAACGTCAGCGCACTGTCCGGCCTGCGCGGCCTCGCAGTGGTCGCCGTGCTCTACCACCACCTCCCGACCGGGGACGGCCCGCGCGCGTACGGCGCCCTCGGGGTGTGCGCCTTCTTCGCCCTTTCGGGGTTCCTCATCACCGCCCTGCTCATGCGCGAGTGGGACGCCACGGGCAACGTCCGCACCTCGGAGTTCTACCGGCGCAGAGTCGTGCGCCTGCTGCCC
This region of Acidimicrobiales bacterium genomic DNA includes:
- a CDS encoding DUF983 domain-containing protein, translated to MDPIVATPRPLVLLSRGLIRHCPICGSGHLFRRWFVIRERCPRCAFKFERVEGHWIGAIAINTIAAFGLMLASIVVGAFLTYPDVPFAPLVTVAVSIAVLVPLLFLPSSRTLWTAIDLWMTPADPLEFVRDPDRST
- the rffA gene encoding dTDP-4-amino-4,6-dideoxygalactose transaminase; translation: MEHVPVPFNRPTTSARSMENVAEALAAHHLAGDGPFTATCAELLEKHMDGARVLLTPSCTHALEMTALLLEVGPGDEILMPSFTFVSTANAFVLRGATPVFVDIDERTGNLDPDDLERRITPASRAVVVVHYAGISCDMDRIGALADAHGLTVIEDNAHGLFGTWRDRPLGTLSAMATLSFHETKNVTCGEGGALVLNDPALVERAEIIREKGTNRSQFVRGEVNRYAWMDVGSSYLLSDVLAAVLAAQLEEAEAIQAARKQVWDRYREELAGWAAAHGCGLPVVPAGAGPAWHSFHVLLPDRAARDRLIEHLRSRGVGAPFHYLPLHLSAMGRRYGGTEGDCPVTESFSGRLSRLPLRHSLTEAEVDAVVAGVESFRP
- a CDS encoding J domain-containing protein, encoding MTPDEARSVLGVQADASPRVLRSAFLAQVRAHHPDTTEHPIGAGERTATIIAAYRLLRDLPVSPAATRPGGGDDPRPAESPAVGTIEVITDEAVWVGVDVGAVVPALLEVADELGDVSYVDRSVGLVQLTVRPPEGPTCWFTVSVHPRPGGTVLVATLESIEAQPTPPAGPLMLALAHSLADHLGR
- a CDS encoding primary-amine oxidase: MHPLDALTAAEIERAASIVRRERSTEDVLFATITLREPDKAVVGTYRPGDPVDREVRCVVVEGPDALAEAVVSVTADEMRSWRVVPGARPALLFTEIVDAMGVLHESEAWREALARRGITDLSTVQVDPWPAGSFGDAFEEGTRLTRVVAYVRHDPTDNGYAHPIEGLVAVVDLAGRRVVEILDHGVVPIPAECANYDIERAGPARTTLRPLEIVQPDGPSFTVEGNLLSWENWRLRVSMDPIEGLVLHQVGWDDGERVRPILHRAALSEMVVPYGTTAPTHDWKNAFDAGEWGMGRFVNSLALGCDCLGEIVYLDAVMATERGGASTVAQAICLHEEDFGILWKHQDLHSGTTEVRRNRRFVISSIYTVGNYEYAFYWYLYLDGTIELEVKLTGIMQTMAVADDHPPLQSVMIAPELAAPLHQHLFNVRLDMCVDGPGNSVYEVDVEALPAGPDNPRSNAMTTVETLLETELGAQRLVDPTRSRTWRIVNPSVRNRLGRPVAYKLLPGAWPTLLAGEDASVRRRAGFATRHLWVTPFDEGELRAAGPYANQSTGGGLPEWTAADRPVADTDVVLWCTFGVTHVPRPEDWPVMPVERTGFSLVPVGFFDRNPALDLPPSAGHCHT